From Micromonospora rhizosphaerae, the proteins below share one genomic window:
- a CDS encoding sugar transferase has translation MRQLDGPLCNAPSAAPAPSSLSAIGLWTGKLETSLAERVWIEHPEAQSVSRGFLDDLLPDAKFSRVPHDSEPADKRYGGRLATGAEGGGVNSVDLAPVIDLTAVRNSSTAPPADPVGPTRSGWQSRYVVTLCLVDLTIGLASAAAALGLRFGPLTADPYHRGYLWITITLPFGWMVALTLNRAYETRHLFVGNDEYARVFRAGLALTATLAIVSFAVDFRLARGYVIIAMPLLIVAGVAVRYLVRRRLHRSWARGERLHRVILVGHGLAVAEMTRRLRRERFHGLGVVGACLPHPRAEPAGRRAAGLLPPILGTFEDVATAVSRAGADTVVVLSCPEIAGAALRRLGWQLERDDVDLIVASNLIDVAGDRTTVRPVDGLPMLHVEHPRLKGGRRFVKSVFDRVSALLLLIVAAPLLLAITLLIRMSPGAGGPAIFRQERVGKNGRPFVIYKFRTMYVDAEDRLAELLDRNETDGGLFKMRDDPRVTRVGRWLRRLSLDEVPQLVNVLKGDMSLVGPRPPLPREVAGYPADMRRRLVVKPGLTGLWQVSGRSDLSWEESIRLDLSYVENWSLTMDLAILLRTLSAVIRSSGAY, from the coding sequence GTGCGGCAACTGGACGGGCCATTGTGTAATGCCCCGTCGGCCGCCCCCGCACCCTCCTCATTGTCCGCAATTGGACTCTGGACCGGAAAACTGGAAACTTCGCTGGCGGAGCGAGTGTGGATTGAGCATCCTGAAGCGCAGTCGGTCTCGCGCGGCTTCCTGGACGACTTGCTCCCGGATGCGAAGTTCTCGCGCGTACCGCACGATTCCGAGCCGGCAGACAAACGGTACGGCGGACGGTTGGCGACGGGCGCAGAGGGAGGCGGAGTGAATTCGGTCGACCTCGCACCTGTCATCGACCTTACGGCCGTCCGAAACAGCTCGACGGCGCCACCAGCTGATCCGGTTGGGCCGACGCGGAGTGGCTGGCAGTCCCGGTACGTCGTCACACTGTGTCTCGTCGACCTGACGATTGGACTGGCGTCCGCGGCCGCTGCCCTGGGCCTTCGATTCGGCCCGTTGACGGCCGATCCGTATCACCGTGGCTATCTCTGGATCACCATTACGCTGCCGTTCGGCTGGATGGTCGCGCTCACCCTCAACCGAGCGTATGAAACACGCCATCTTTTCGTCGGGAATGATGAGTACGCTCGGGTGTTTCGAGCCGGTCTCGCCCTTACCGCCACCTTGGCGATTGTTTCCTTTGCAGTCGATTTCCGGCTCGCCAGAGGCTACGTGATCATCGCGATGCCGCTGCTCATCGTCGCCGGAGTCGCGGTGCGGTATCTCGTCCGCCGGCGCCTGCACCGCTCATGGGCCCGCGGTGAACGCCTGCACCGGGTGATTCTGGTCGGGCACGGGCTGGCCGTCGCCGAGATGACCAGAAGACTGCGCCGCGAGCGCTTCCACGGACTCGGCGTGGTCGGCGCCTGCCTGCCGCACCCCCGCGCCGAGCCCGCCGGGCGACGCGCGGCCGGCTTGCTGCCGCCGATCCTCGGCACGTTCGAGGACGTGGCCACCGCCGTCTCACGCGCGGGTGCGGACACGGTCGTGGTCCTCTCCTGCCCGGAGATCGCCGGAGCCGCCCTGCGCCGGTTGGGGTGGCAACTGGAACGCGACGACGTGGACCTCATCGTTGCCAGCAATCTCATCGACGTGGCCGGGGATCGCACCACGGTCCGCCCGGTGGACGGGTTGCCGATGCTGCACGTCGAGCACCCCCGCCTGAAGGGCGGCCGGCGGTTCGTCAAGTCGGTCTTCGACCGCGTGTCCGCGCTCCTGCTGCTGATCGTCGCCGCCCCGCTGCTGCTGGCGATCACGCTGCTGATCCGGATGAGCCCGGGTGCCGGGGGCCCGGCGATCTTCCGCCAGGAGCGAGTGGGCAAGAACGGCCGACCGTTCGTCATCTACAAGTTCCGGACGATGTACGTGGACGCGGAAGATCGTCTGGCGGAGTTGCTCGACCGCAACGAGACCGACGGCGGGCTGTTCAAGATGCGTGACGACCCGCGGGTGACCCGGGTCGGGCGCTGGCTGCGCCGGCTGTCGCTGGACGAGGTCCCGCAGCTTGTCAATGTGCTCAAGGGCGACATGTCGCTGGTCGGACCGCGGCCGCCGCTGCCCCGTGAGGTCGCCGGCTATCCGGCGGACATGCGCCGGCGCCTGGTGGTCAAGCCCGGCCTGACCGGGCTGTGGCAGGTCTCCGGCCGATCCGACCTCTCATGGGAGGAGTCCATCCGGCTGGACCTGTCGTACGTGGAGAACTGGTCGTTGACCATGGACCTGGCGATCCTGCTCCGCACCCTGAGCGCCGTCATCCGAAGCTCCGGGGCGTACTGA
- a CDS encoding dTDP-4-dehydrorhamnose 3,5-epimerase family protein — MKIRPLSIDGAWEITPQQHGDPRGLFMEWYRFDRLAAAVGHPLRLAQANLSVSARGVVRGIHFADVPPGQAKYVTCVRGVVIDMVVDIRVGSPTFGQWEAIRLDDTDRRAVYLGEGLGHGFCAVTDDATLSYLCSTTYNPPAEHTVHPLDPQLAIDWPADAPVLSARDAAAPSLAQAREAGLLPDYHSCRSFMSSLTAGATPY, encoded by the coding sequence ATGAAGATCCGGCCGCTGAGCATCGACGGGGCATGGGAGATCACCCCACAGCAACACGGCGACCCACGCGGACTGTTCATGGAGTGGTACCGCTTCGACCGCCTCGCCGCCGCGGTCGGACACCCGCTCCGGCTCGCCCAGGCCAACCTCTCGGTCTCCGCGCGCGGAGTGGTTCGCGGCATCCACTTCGCCGACGTACCGCCCGGCCAGGCCAAGTACGTGACCTGCGTACGCGGGGTGGTCATCGACATGGTCGTGGACATCCGGGTGGGCTCGCCGACCTTCGGGCAATGGGAGGCCATCCGCCTCGACGACACCGATCGTCGCGCCGTCTACCTCGGCGAAGGCCTGGGCCACGGCTTCTGCGCCGTGACCGACGACGCCACCCTGAGCTACCTCTGCTCCACCACCTACAACCCCCCTGCCGAGCACACCGTGCACCCCCTCGACCCGCAACTGGCCATCGACTGGCCGGCGGACGCGCCGGTGCTCTCGGCCCGGGACGCAGCCGCGCCGAGCCTGGCCCAGGCGCGCGAGGCGGGACTGCTGCCGGACTACCACAGCTGCCGGTCATTCATGTCCAGCCTGACCGCGGGCGCGACGCCCTACTGA
- the rfbA gene encoding glucose-1-phosphate thymidylyltransferase RfbA, giving the protein MRGILLAGGTGTRLWPITRAVSKQLMPVFDKPMVYYPLSTLVMAGVREILIMTTPEDQDQFRRLFGDGAQFGLRLEYAVQPRPEGIAQAFIVAADFVGAESVALILGDNIFHGVGLGRQLATNGDPVGGRVFAYPVANPEAYGVVDFDADGKVLSIEEKPTKPKSRYAVPGLYFYDSRVVDIARKLTPSARGELEITAVNETYRELGELSVTVLDRGTAWLDTGTFTSMMQAAEFVRVIEERQGMKIGCIEEVVWRAGLINDEQLRTLAEPLTRSGYGTYLLSLLAEQPTGGNDR; this is encoded by the coding sequence ATGCGCGGAATCCTTCTCGCCGGCGGCACCGGAACTCGGCTGTGGCCGATCACGCGCGCGGTGTCCAAGCAGCTCATGCCGGTCTTCGACAAGCCGATGGTCTACTACCCGCTCTCCACCCTCGTCATGGCGGGGGTGCGGGAGATCCTGATCATGACCACGCCCGAGGATCAGGACCAGTTCCGCCGCCTGTTCGGTGACGGCGCCCAGTTCGGGCTGCGGCTGGAATACGCCGTACAGCCCCGCCCGGAGGGGATCGCGCAGGCCTTCATCGTCGCTGCCGACTTCGTCGGCGCCGAGTCCGTGGCACTGATCCTCGGCGACAACATCTTCCACGGCGTCGGCCTGGGCCGGCAGCTCGCCACCAACGGCGACCCGGTCGGTGGCCGGGTCTTCGCCTACCCGGTGGCCAACCCGGAGGCGTACGGCGTGGTCGACTTCGACGCCGACGGCAAGGTGCTCTCCATCGAGGAAAAGCCGACGAAGCCGAAGTCCCGCTATGCCGTGCCCGGCCTCTACTTCTACGACAGCCGGGTCGTCGACATCGCCCGCAAGCTCACCCCCAGCGCCCGGGGCGAGTTGGAGATCACCGCGGTCAACGAGACCTACCGGGAGTTGGGCGAGCTTTCCGTGACGGTGCTGGACCGGGGCACCGCCTGGCTGGACACGGGCACCTTCACCTCGATGATGCAGGCCGCCGAGTTCGTCCGGGTCATCGAGGAACGCCAGGGCATGAAGATCGGCTGCATCGAAGAGGTGGTCTGGCGGGCCGGCCTGATCAACGACGAACAACTGCGCACGCTGGCCGAGCCGCTGACCAGGAGCGGATACGGCACCTACCTGCTCAGCCTGCTCGCCGAGCAGCCAACCGGCGGGAATGACCGATGA
- the rfbB gene encoding dTDP-glucose 4,6-dehydratase, whose product MRILVTGGAGFIGSEYVRMLLQAPGSTGPTDPHLEPSAVTVLDKLTYSGNLQNLAPVRDDPRLRLVRGDICDQALVDEVVAGHDVIVHFAAESHVDRSISGAAPFVTTNVLGTQTLLDAALRHGTHRFVHVSTDEVYGSIDEGSWTETWPLAPNSPYSASKAGSDLLALAYHRTHGMDVVVTRCSNNYGPYQFPEKVIPLFVTNLLDGGTVPLYGDGGNIRDWLHVHDHCRGIAMVQEKGRAGEVYHIGGGTELSNKELTAWLLQACDAGWDRVVPVTDRKGHDRRYSLDISKIRLELGYAPSIDLERGLTQTVQWYRDHRAWWEPLKAGIEPAVAG is encoded by the coding sequence GTGAGGATCCTCGTCACCGGCGGAGCCGGATTCATCGGATCCGAGTACGTGCGCATGCTGTTGCAAGCGCCGGGCAGCACCGGTCCCACCGACCCGCACCTCGAGCCGAGTGCGGTCACCGTGCTGGACAAACTGACCTACTCGGGAAACCTGCAAAACCTGGCACCCGTACGTGACGACCCGCGCCTGCGGTTGGTGCGCGGTGATATCTGTGACCAGGCGCTGGTCGATGAGGTCGTCGCCGGTCACGACGTGATCGTGCACTTCGCCGCCGAGTCCCACGTGGACCGTTCCATCAGCGGTGCGGCGCCGTTCGTCACGACCAACGTGCTCGGCACCCAGACCCTGCTCGACGCGGCGCTGCGGCATGGCACGCACCGGTTCGTGCACGTGTCCACCGACGAGGTGTACGGGTCCATCGACGAGGGCTCCTGGACGGAGACCTGGCCGCTGGCGCCGAACTCGCCGTACTCGGCGTCCAAGGCCGGCTCCGATCTGCTGGCGCTGGCCTACCACCGCACCCACGGCATGGACGTGGTGGTCACCCGCTGCTCGAACAACTACGGGCCGTACCAGTTCCCGGAGAAGGTCATCCCCCTGTTCGTGACCAACCTGCTCGACGGCGGCACCGTGCCCCTCTACGGCGACGGCGGCAACATCCGGGACTGGCTGCACGTGCACGACCACTGCCGGGGCATCGCCATGGTCCAGGAGAAGGGCCGCGCCGGCGAGGTCTACCACATCGGCGGCGGCACCGAGCTCAGCAACAAGGAGCTCACCGCATGGCTGCTGCAGGCCTGCGACGCCGGGTGGGACCGGGTCGTGCCGGTCACCGACCGCAAGGGCCACGACCGCCGCTACTCCCTGGACATCAGCAAGATCAGGCTTGAGCTCGGGTACGCGCCGAGCATCGACCTCGAGCGCGGCCTGACGCAGACCGTGCAGTGGTACCGGGACCACCGGGCCTGGTGGGAGCCGCTGAAAGCGGGCATTGAACCGGCCGTCGCCGGATGA
- the rfbD gene encoding dTDP-4-dehydrorhamnose reductase, with amino-acid sequence MSRLLVTGAGGMLGRDLVAVLSCRGDLSVTATTRAELDITDPDAVRAAVAGHDLVINTAAWTDVDAAEAHEEAATAANGDAVANLAAACAATGARMIHISTDYVFRGDATEPYREDALTCPVNAYGRSKLAGELAVTRLLPDTGYIVRTAWLYGEHGPNFVATMLRLAEEREWLDVVDDQRGQPTWSYRLAEQLVALTDAALACHAAPGAYHGTASGETTWYGLARAVFTLRGLDPDRIRPTTSDRYRRPAPRPAYSILAHDRWAAADLQPMADWRSALAEALAPAPHATANRRGQQRR; translated from the coding sequence ATGAGCCGACTGCTGGTCACCGGCGCCGGCGGCATGCTGGGGCGGGATCTGGTGGCAGTCCTGAGCTGCCGAGGCGACCTGTCCGTCACGGCCACCACGCGCGCCGAGCTCGACATCACCGACCCGGACGCGGTGCGAGCCGCCGTCGCCGGGCACGACCTGGTGATCAACACAGCGGCGTGGACCGACGTGGACGCCGCCGAGGCGCATGAGGAAGCCGCCACCGCCGCCAACGGCGACGCCGTCGCAAACCTGGCCGCAGCCTGCGCCGCGACCGGCGCGCGCATGATCCACATATCCACCGATTACGTCTTCCGCGGCGACGCCACCGAGCCGTACCGGGAAGACGCCCTTACCTGTCCGGTCAACGCGTACGGGCGCAGCAAACTCGCCGGAGAGCTCGCGGTGACCCGGCTGCTCCCCGACACCGGCTACATCGTGCGCACCGCCTGGCTCTACGGCGAACACGGACCCAACTTCGTCGCCACCATGCTGCGGCTGGCCGAGGAGCGCGAGTGGCTCGACGTGGTGGATGACCAGCGAGGGCAACCCACCTGGTCGTACCGGCTGGCGGAACAGCTGGTCGCGCTGACCGACGCGGCGCTGGCCTGCCACGCCGCCCCCGGCGCCTACCACGGCACCGCATCGGGCGAGACCACCTGGTACGGCCTCGCCCGCGCCGTGTTCACCCTGCGCGGCCTCGATCCCGATCGCATCCGGCCGACGACCAGCGACCGCTACCGCCGCCCGGCTCCCCGTCCGGCGTACAGCATCCTGGCCCACGACCGCTGGGCCGCCGCGGACCTGCAGCCGATGGCGGACTGGCGCTCGGCCCTGGCCGAGGCCCTGGCCCCTGCTCCACATGCGACAGCCAACCGTCGGGGTCAACAGCGTAGATAG
- a CDS encoding NAD-dependent epimerase/dehydratase family protein gives MSDPVFASALPRRVVVTGAAGKLGRAVVAHLRDVGVDVLAVDRAGGRDPRDVDGEFLLVDLTDYGQVVEAFSGGADEHTGRVDAVVHLAAVPAPGLLPNATTFANNSAATYNTFAAARAAAIKRVVWASSETVLGLPFDTPPPYAPVDEEYPPRPESTYSLNKALEEEMARHFCRWDPELVMVGLRFSNVMDVEDYAQFPSFDADPQLRRWNLWGYIDARDGAQAVERALAHDLPGADVFIIANADTVMSRSSARLMAEVYPGVEVRKELGEHETLLSIDKARRVLGYAPQHSWRNHVDPRAADARRPVSGR, from the coding sequence ATGAGCGATCCTGTTTTCGCATCCGCACTCCCCAGGCGCGTTGTCGTCACCGGGGCCGCCGGCAAACTCGGTCGCGCCGTGGTTGCGCACCTGCGCGACGTGGGCGTGGACGTGCTGGCTGTGGACCGCGCCGGCGGGCGCGACCCCCGCGACGTCGACGGCGAGTTCCTCCTCGTCGACCTCACCGACTATGGGCAGGTGGTGGAGGCTTTCAGCGGCGGCGCCGACGAGCACACCGGCAGGGTCGACGCGGTCGTGCACCTGGCGGCGGTCCCGGCGCCGGGGCTGCTGCCCAACGCGACCACCTTCGCGAACAACTCCGCAGCGACGTACAACACCTTCGCTGCGGCCAGGGCGGCAGCGATCAAGCGGGTGGTGTGGGCGTCGAGCGAGACCGTGCTCGGGCTGCCGTTCGACACCCCGCCGCCGTACGCGCCGGTCGACGAGGAGTACCCGCCGCGTCCGGAGTCGACCTACTCGCTGAACAAGGCGCTCGAGGAAGAGATGGCGCGGCACTTCTGCCGATGGGACCCCGAGCTGGTCATGGTGGGCCTGCGGTTCTCCAACGTGATGGACGTCGAGGACTACGCCCAGTTCCCGTCCTTCGACGCTGACCCCCAGCTGCGCCGGTGGAACCTGTGGGGCTACATCGACGCCCGCGACGGGGCTCAGGCGGTCGAGCGGGCACTCGCCCACGACCTGCCCGGCGCCGACGTCTTCATCATCGCCAATGCCGACACCGTCATGAGCAGGTCCAGTGCCCGCCTCATGGCCGAGGTCTACCCGGGTGTGGAGGTCCGCAAGGAGCTCGGCGAGCACGAGACCTTGCTCAGCATCGACAAGGCACGACGGGTGCTGGGCTACGCGCCCCAGCACTCATGGCGGAACCACGTGGACCCACGGGCCGCTGACGCGCGCCGACCCGTCAGTGGACGATGA
- the ggt gene encoding gamma-glutamyltransferase: MRPRALITATVALATLVAATAVPAQAKPAEPPKEPVAVGYGGAVSTVDAAATAVGLDVLRRGGNAVDAAVAAAATLGVTEPFSAGIGGGGFFVYYDAKTGRVHTIDGRESAPASMTETSFIDPATGQPYRFDEARISGLSVGVPGTLLTWQDALERWGTRSLAQLLKPAARVAEDGFTVDETFASQIAANQAAFGKFSSTSALYLPGGQPPAVGSTFRNPDLAETYRLIAKQGTDVFYRGEVGSDVVATVQHPPMAAQPIGSWPYPVREAGMTSADLAGYRTRFPEPTRSDYRGLEVYGMSTPSSGGTAVGEALNILEQFDLRSMTATQAMHHYLEASALAFADRNRYVGDHTARNVLRELLSDAYAKERACLIDPSAALPKPVAPGVPDGAYDGCSAATAADTRDDRKSTTNLTVADRWGNVVEYTLTIEATGGNGMVVPGRGFLLNNELTDFNFAPTQGTAPDPNLPAPGKRPRSSMSPTIVLADGRPFLAVGTPGGATIITTVLQMLVNRIDLGMTLPEALAAPRASQRNGASTQAEPAFITEYATGLPPGHAFSPTAEIGAATGIEFLADGRLLAAAEPVRRGGGAAAVVGR, encoded by the coding sequence ATGAGACCTCGAGCCCTCATCACCGCGACCGTCGCTCTGGCCACGCTCGTGGCCGCAACCGCCGTTCCCGCCCAGGCGAAGCCGGCCGAGCCGCCGAAGGAGCCGGTGGCCGTCGGGTACGGGGGCGCGGTGTCCACGGTGGATGCCGCTGCCACGGCGGTCGGGCTGGATGTGCTGCGGCGGGGTGGCAACGCGGTCGACGCGGCGGTCGCCGCGGCGGCGACGCTCGGCGTCACCGAACCCTTCTCGGCCGGCATCGGCGGCGGTGGCTTCTTCGTCTACTACGACGCGAAGACCGGGCGCGTGCACACCATCGACGGCCGCGAGTCGGCACCGGCGTCGATGACCGAGACCAGCTTCATCGACCCGGCCACCGGGCAACCGTACCGCTTCGACGAGGCCCGGATCAGCGGGCTGTCCGTCGGTGTCCCCGGCACCCTGCTCACCTGGCAGGACGCGCTGGAGCGCTGGGGCACCCGGTCGCTGGCGCAGCTGCTCAAGCCCGCCGCGCGGGTCGCCGAGGACGGCTTCACCGTCGACGAGACCTTCGCCAGCCAGATCGCCGCGAATCAAGCCGCGTTCGGGAAGTTCAGCTCGACCAGCGCGCTGTACCTGCCCGGCGGTCAGCCGCCGGCGGTCGGCAGCACCTTCCGCAACCCGGACCTCGCGGAGACGTACCGGCTGATCGCCAAGCAGGGCACCGACGTGTTCTACCGGGGCGAGGTCGGCAGCGACGTGGTTGCCACCGTGCAGCACCCGCCGATGGCGGCGCAGCCGATCGGGTCGTGGCCGTACCCGGTCCGGGAGGCCGGGATGACCTCCGCCGATCTCGCCGGCTACCGCACCCGCTTCCCCGAGCCGACCCGGTCGGACTACCGCGGCCTCGAGGTGTACGGCATGTCCACCCCGTCGAGCGGCGGTACCGCGGTGGGCGAAGCGCTCAACATCCTCGAGCAGTTCGACCTGCGGTCGATGACCGCGACCCAGGCGATGCACCACTACCTGGAGGCCAGCGCGCTGGCGTTCGCCGACCGCAACCGGTACGTCGGCGACCACACCGCGCGCAACGTGCTCCGGGAGCTGCTCAGCGACGCGTACGCCAAGGAACGCGCCTGCCTGATCGATCCCTCGGCGGCGCTGCCCAAGCCGGTCGCACCCGGCGTCCCGGACGGCGCCTACGACGGCTGCTCGGCGGCGACGGCCGCCGACACCCGCGACGACCGTAAGAGCACCACCAACCTGACCGTGGCCGACCGGTGGGGCAACGTGGTGGAGTACACGTTGACCATCGAGGCGACCGGCGGCAACGGGATGGTCGTACCCGGTCGGGGATTCCTGCTCAACAACGAGCTGACCGACTTCAACTTCGCGCCGACCCAGGGCACCGCGCCCGACCCGAACCTCCCGGCGCCGGGCAAGCGCCCGCGCAGTTCCATGTCGCCCACAATCGTGCTGGCCGACGGACGGCCGTTCCTGGCTGTCGGCACGCCCGGGGGCGCGACGATCATCACCACGGTCCTGCAGATGCTGGTCAACCGGATCGACCTGGGAATGACCCTGCCGGAGGCGCTGGCGGCGCCGCGGGCATCGCAGCGCAACGGCGCCAGCACTCAGGCCGAGCCGGCGTTCATCACCGAGTACGCCACCGGCCTCCCCCCGGGTCACGCCTTCTCTCCCACCGCGGAGATCGGCGCCGCGACCGGCATCGAGTTCCTGGCGGACGGCCGGCTGCTCGCCGCGGCCGAGCCGGTACGCCGGGGCGGCGGCGCAGCGGCCGTGGTCGGCCGCTAG
- the katG gene encoding catalase/peroxidase HPI, translating into MSENHDAVVHDATAGSESRCPVAHGRAPHPTQGGGNRGWWPNQLNLKILAKNPAVANPLGAEFNYAEAFKTLDLAAVKQDIAEVLTTSQDWWPADYGHYGPFIIRMAWHSAGTYRISDGRGGAGAGQQRFAPLNSWPDNGNLDKARRLLWPVKKKYGQRLSWADLMILAGNVALESMGFKTFGFAGGRPDVWEPDEDVYWGPETTWLGDERYTGDRDLENPLAAVQMGLIYVNPEGPNGNPDPIASARDIRETFRRMAMDDEETVALIAGGHTFGKTHGAGPTDHVGAEPEAAPIEEQGLGWKNSFGTGKGGDTITSGLEGAWTNTPTAWDNSFFQILFGYEWELTKSPAGAHQWKPKDGAGAGTVPDAHDPSKSHAPTMLTTDLALRFDPVYEQISRRFLEHPDELADAFARAWFKLTHRDMGPIARYLGPEVPTETLLWQDPVPPVTHELIDAEDVATLKGQILASGLTVSQLVSTAWASASTFRGSDKRGGANGARIRLEPQNGWEVNDPDELARVLHTLEGIQEAFNASQTGGKKVSLADLIVLAGSAAVELAAKNAGFDVEVPVTPGRTDALQEQTDVESFAAMEPTVDGFRNYLGKGHRLPAEFLLVDKANLLTLSAPEMTVLVGGLRVLGANYQQSPLGVFTTTPGSLTNDFFVNLLDLGTTWKATSEDANTFEGRDQVTGQVKWSGSRVDLVFGSNSELRALAEVYASDDAREKFVHDFVAAWVRVMNLDRFDLARP; encoded by the coding sequence ATGTCCGAGAACCACGACGCCGTCGTCCACGACGCGACCGCCGGGAGCGAGTCTCGCTGCCCGGTCGCACACGGACGCGCCCCCCACCCGACGCAGGGCGGCGGCAACCGCGGCTGGTGGCCGAACCAGCTCAACCTGAAGATCCTCGCCAAGAACCCCGCCGTGGCCAACCCCCTCGGTGCGGAGTTCAACTACGCCGAGGCGTTCAAGACCCTCGACCTCGCCGCCGTGAAGCAGGACATCGCGGAGGTCCTGACGACCTCGCAGGACTGGTGGCCGGCGGACTACGGCCACTACGGCCCGTTCATCATCCGGATGGCGTGGCACAGCGCGGGCACCTACCGCATCAGCGACGGTCGCGGCGGCGCCGGCGCCGGGCAGCAGCGCTTCGCGCCGCTCAACAGTTGGCCGGACAACGGAAACCTGGACAAGGCTCGCCGCCTGCTGTGGCCGGTCAAGAAGAAGTACGGCCAGAGGCTCTCGTGGGCCGACCTCATGATCCTCGCCGGCAACGTCGCCCTGGAGTCGATGGGCTTCAAGACCTTCGGCTTCGCCGGCGGCCGCCCGGACGTCTGGGAGCCCGACGAGGACGTCTACTGGGGTCCCGAGACCACGTGGCTCGGTGACGAGCGCTACACCGGCGACCGGGATCTCGAGAACCCGCTCGCCGCCGTCCAGATGGGCCTCATCTACGTCAACCCGGAGGGCCCGAACGGCAACCCGGACCCGATCGCCTCGGCCCGGGACATCCGCGAGACGTTCCGCCGCATGGCGATGGACGACGAGGAGACGGTCGCGCTGATCGCCGGCGGTCACACCTTCGGAAAGACCCACGGTGCCGGCCCCACGGACCACGTCGGCGCCGAGCCCGAGGCCGCCCCGATCGAAGAGCAGGGCCTGGGCTGGAAGAACAGCTTCGGCACCGGCAAGGGCGGGGACACGATCACCAGCGGGCTCGAGGGTGCGTGGACCAACACCCCGACCGCGTGGGACAACAGCTTCTTCCAGATCCTGTTCGGGTACGAGTGGGAGCTGACCAAGAGCCCCGCCGGTGCGCACCAGTGGAAGCCGAAGGACGGCGCGGGCGCCGGCACGGTCCCCGACGCGCACGACCCGTCGAAGAGCCACGCTCCGACCATGCTGACGACGGACCTCGCGCTCCGGTTCGACCCGGTCTACGAGCAGATCTCGCGGCGCTTCCTCGAGCACCCGGACGAGCTCGCGGACGCCTTTGCCCGGGCATGGTTCAAGCTGACCCACCGCGACATGGGGCCGATCGCTCGCTACCTCGGCCCGGAGGTCCCGACCGAGACGTTGCTGTGGCAGGACCCCGTGCCGCCGGTTACGCACGAACTCATCGACGCTGAGGACGTCGCCACCCTCAAGGGCCAGATCCTCGCCTCGGGCCTGACGGTCTCCCAACTCGTCTCCACTGCCTGGGCGTCGGCGTCGACGTTCCGCGGCAGCGACAAGCGCGGTGGCGCCAACGGGGCGCGCATCCGCCTCGAGCCGCAGAACGGCTGGGAGGTCAACGACCCCGACGAGCTGGCGCGGGTGCTGCACACCCTGGAGGGGATCCAGGAGGCGTTCAACGCGTCCCAGACCGGCGGGAAGAAGGTCTCGCTCGCCGACCTGATCGTGCTCGCCGGGTCCGCGGCCGTCGAGCTGGCGGCGAAGAACGCCGGCTTCGACGTCGAGGTTCCCGTCACGCCGGGACGTACGGACGCGTTGCAGGAGCAGACCGACGTGGAGTCCTTCGCCGCGATGGAGCCGACCGTCGACGGGTTCCGCAACTACCTCGGCAAGGGCCACCGCCTGCCGGCTGAGTTCCTCCTGGTCGACAAGGCGAACCTGCTGACCCTGAGCGCGCCCGAGATGACGGTCCTCGTCGGCGGTCTCCGCGTCCTGGGTGCGAACTACCAGCAGTCGCCACTGGGCGTCTTCACCACGACCCCCGGATCGCTGACCAACGACTTCTTCGTCAACCTGCTCGACCTGGGTACGACGTGGAAGGCGACGTCCGAGGACGCGAACACCTTCGAGGGTCGGGACCAGGTCACCGGCCAGGTCAAGTGGTCCGGCAGCCGCGTCGACCTCGTCTTCGGCTCCAACTCGGAGCTGCGCGCGCTCGCCGAGGTCTACGCGAGCGACGACGCGCGGGAGAAGTTCGTGCACGACTTCGTCGCGGCGTGGGTCAGGGTGATGAACCTCGACCGGTTCGACCTCGCCCGACCCTGA